The following are from one region of the Camelus ferus isolate YT-003-E chromosome 13, BCGSAC_Cfer_1.0, whole genome shotgun sequence genome:
- the LOC102521136 gene encoding putative olfactory receptor 2B3: protein MQDFPWKNQSSVSEFILLGFSRDSQINAILFNIFLFLYLSTLMGNGLIVTLIHLDSHLHTPMYFFLSVLSVLDMSYVTTTVPQMLVHLVCQKKTISYVGCVAQMFIFLVLGITEGWLFSVMAYDRYVAICCPLRYTVIMSSWLCGAMVVFCGLWGVSCSLVYTIFTMRLPYCGPNEINHFFCEVPAVLKLACTDTSLNDQVDFILGFILLLVPLSFILASYVRIFATVLRIRSAQGRLKAFSTCASHITVVTMFCGPAMFMYMNPGSNASPERDKQLALFYNVISAFLNPIIYSLRNKDVKRAFLKLTGWGRAPE from the coding sequence ATGCAGGACTTCCCCTGGAAGAACCAGAGCTCCGTGTCTGAGTTCATCCTTCTGGGCTTCTCCAGGGATTCCCAAATAAATGCAATCCTCTTcaacatctttctcttcctctatcTCTCTACACTTATGGGAAATGGGCTCATTGTCACCTTGATCCACCTGGACTCCCACCTCCAtacccccatgtacttcttcctcagcGTCCTCTCCGTGCTGGACATGAGCTATGTCACAACCACTGTACCCCAGATGTTGGTGCATCTGGTCTGCCAGAAGAAAACCATCTCCTATGTTGGGTGTGTGGCCCAGATGTTTATCTTTCTGGTGTTGGGCATCACTGAGGGCTGGCTGTTTTCTGTCATGGCCTATGATAGATATGTGGCCATCTGCTGTCCACTCAGGTACACGGTTATCATGAGCTCCTGGCTTTGTGGGGCAATGGTGGTCTTTTGTGGACTGTGGGGTGTTAGCTGTTCCCTAGTCTACACTATCTTCACTATGCGCCTGCCCTACTGTGGCCCCAATGAGATCAATCACTTCTTCTGTGAAGTCCCTGCTGTTCTGAAGCTGGCCTGTACAGACACATCCCTCAATGACCAAGTAGATTTCATCCTGGGTTTCATCCTTCTCCTGGTACCCCTTTCCTTCATTCTGGCCTCTTATGTCCGCATCTTTGCCACCGTACTGAGAATTCGCTCAGCTCAGGGTCGACTCAAGGCCTTCTCTACCTGTGCCTCCCACATCACTGTGGTCACCATGTTCTGTGGACCTGCCATGTTTATGTACATGAACCCTGGGTCCAATGCCTCCCCAGAGCGGGACAAGCAACTGGCCCTGTTCTACAATGTCATCTCTGCCTTTCTCAACCCCATCATCTATAGCCTCAGAAATAAAGATGTAAAGAGGGCTTTCCTCAAGTTaacaggctggggcagggccccTGAGTGA
- the LOC102510051 gene encoding LOW QUALITY PROTEIN: olfactory receptor 2A5 (The sequence of the model RefSeq protein was modified relative to this genomic sequence to represent the inferred CDS: inserted 1 base in 1 codon), giving the protein MSSSFSRRKAIHSRGWRNHSSVTEFILLGFSRNPRTNWILFFLFLFLFLYVFTVLGNGLIVTLIRVDARLHTPVYFFLSILSLLDLSYATTTVPQMLVHLVSKNKTISYVGCVVQMYVFLTLGITETWIFAAMAYDRYVAICYPLHYRFKMSQTLCVLLAVSSALCGLXLCLVYTVFAMNLPYCGPNEINHFFCEIPAVLKLACADTSLSDQVDFILGFILLLIPLSLILASYVRIFMAIPKIHSTQGKIKAFSTCASHITVVTIFCIPCMVMYMRPGSEASPEDDKKLALFYNVISAFLNPIIYSLQNKDVKRAFLKLVENE; this is encoded by the exons atgtcctcttctttctccagaagGAAGGCCATACATAGCCGAGGTTGGAGAAATCACAGTTCTGTAACTGAGTTTATCCTCCTGGGCTTCTCCAGAAATCCCAGAACCAACTggatccttttcttcctcttcctcttcctcttcctttacGTATTTACAGTCCTGGGCAATGGGCTCATCGTTACCCTGATCAGAGTAGATGCACGCCTCCACACCCCCGTGTACTTCTTCCTCAGCATCCTCTCTCTACTGGATCTCAGTTATGCCACTACTACAGTGCCCCAGATGTTGGTCCATCTGGTAAGCAAGAATAAAACCATCTCTTATGTTGGGTGCGTGGTCCAGATGTATGTTTTCCTGACCTTGGGTATCACTGAGACCTGGATTTTTGCAGCCATGGCCTATGACAGGTATGTTGCCATATGCTACCCACTCCACTATAGGTTCAAGATGAGCCAGACCCTGTGTGTACTCCTGGCAGTCAGCTCTGCCCTTTGTGGTC TCCTGTGCCTTGTCTACACGGTCTTTGCAATGAACCTACCCTACTGTGGCCCCAATGAGATCAATCACTTTTTTTGTGAAATTCCTGCTGTCCTGAAGTTGGCCTGTGCAGATACATCCCTCAGTGACCAAGTGGACTTTATATTGGGTTTCATCTTGCTCCTAATCCCATTGTCCCTCATTCTGGCCTCATATGTTCGCATCTTCATGGCTATTCCAAAGATTCACTCCACCCAGGGGAAAATCAAGGCCTTCTCAACATGTGCCTCGCATATCACTGTGGTCACCATATTTTGTATTCCATGCATGGTCATGTATATGAGGCCTGGCTCTGAAGCCTCCCCAGAGGATGACAAGAAGCTGGCCTTGTTCTACAATGTCATTTCTGCCTTTCTCAACCCCATCATCTACAGCCTCCAGAACAAGGATGTGAAGAGGGCTTTCCTAAAGCTAGTTGAAAATGAGTGA